In Acomys russatus chromosome 16, mAcoRus1.1, whole genome shotgun sequence, the DNA window AACAAGTTTAAGGCGGCGTGCACACCTTGTAATACAGCTGTGAGACCCCTGGAGATGTGGAAGGGAGAAAGACACCAGCCATGGCTGCGACCATCTTACCTACAGTGATAGCATCAAAGGAAGAGTGGCAGTACTTAGGAACTCCGGTTTCCAGGCCTCTGCTCTGGGAGTTGTGGGGGTCCCAGGACTCAAAGTCAGTGAAGACTTTCCCGGGGAGTTGGGTGGCTACTGAGCGTCCCAGAGGCTTCCCTTAAGAtccaagaaaagagagaggacatGGGTCGGAGTATAGGGAGGACTCAAGGCCCGCCCTTCTGCTCTGCTGACAACAACGATCAGGGTTAAGGAAAGAGTTGGGCCATGCACAGTCCTGGTTGTTGGTTTTATCCAAGAGAGAGCATTATCCAAGAAATTTCCTCTCTCACTCAAAGACTCGGGAAAGCGTGACCCTACTGAGACAACATGAGGGCTGGAGACCAAACAAAGGGTTTTGAGCTAAGGACAAATGTTTGCACTTATGAATTGCTTGGGACTGATGGAGAGGTGGGCAGGCGGGGAGGGCGGCGGTGGTCGGGGGAAAGGAGCCCGCACATGTTTAGATTTCAAGGGAGCCTTAGGGGCTTTAGGACAGGGAAGGATTCGCGAAAGGAAGTGACGGGAGGAGTCCGAGTACTGAAGACCCCAGGGGTCTAGGGTAGAGCCAGCAGAGGGCTAGGGCTCACCATACAGGCTCTGCACCGCCAGCACGTCGTCCCAGCTGAGCAGGGCGTCGCGGCCCAGCTTCTTGTAGTAGGGCGCCATAAGCGCGCGCGGCGCGGGCGAGTGCGGGAGGCCGAGCGTGTGGCCGATCTCATGCGCCAGCACCACGAACAGGTTGCGCCCACGGCGGCGACTCAGGGACCAGCGCTCATCTTGGTCGAAATGTGCTTCGCCCCGGCGGGGCAGGAAGGCGTGCGCCAGGGCGCCCCCTGTGAGCGACACAGAGGGTTGGGCGAGCCCGGGGACCCGGGGTTCCCTCCCACAGGCATTGCGCTCCcacgtggggtgggggtggggggtggggtgtggttgTCATCTACTAAGTTCCCTCTCTGTAGAATCAGATGTAGGAGTGCGGGGAGGCGAACAGATAACTAAGCAGTGGACTCTTAGGAGGAAGTACACGCGTAGACGCCAAGCTGTCTGGGCTCCAATACTAGATTTACTAGCTGTGTGATGTTGGGCAGACAGCTTAACTTCCGTTAAGCTTCCTGATCTGAACACGGGTATGGTGATGAAGAGCTTCTTCCTCATAGGAGTGAGCATGTGTGACACTTGGTCCTGAGAACAGTGCCTAGTCTAGGAACTATTAATATCGGGTACTCTAGAAGAGGGATGGTAAGGCTTTCTGCTGCTTCCTGACTTGGGTGCTTGGTGTATTATGTTCAGGAGTCTGCAAACTTAACTATGtgcttctaaaaaacaaaacaaaagtgcttctatgtgtatgtacattttctttttctttcctttgtttttctttttctttctcttttgtttttctagacaaggtttctctgtgtaatagccctagttgttctggaactctctttgtagaccaggctggcctcgaactcacaaagatccgcctgcatctgctttcccggtgctgggattaaaggtgtgagcaacAACacgcattaaaaaaaagtttttgttggtttttggctgggtatggtggctcatgcctcaaaccccagcactcaagaggtagagacagagggaTCTTTGCAAGTCTCAGGCCAGTGtgatctacaaaggaagttcaagGCTGGCGGGGTTGCATAGTGAGGCTCTGTTTTGATTGtttaagcgtgtgtgtgtgaactgtgccatatagagatcagaggacagcttgagggATTCAATTCTCATCTTCTACCATGTCTTCAGGCAGCAAGAACAAGCACCTTCAACCCACTGAGCCAGCGCACCACCACAATGCTTTATTCCAACAGGGTCTTATTATGCTGGCCTGGAAgtaaccctctctctctctctctctctctctctctctctctctctctctctctctctctctctgtgtgtgtgtgtgtgtatgtatgtatgttgcaGGTGTGTCATCTGtgcaggccagaggttgatgctggGATGTCTTTTCTCAGGCACCTTTCTcacttaaatctttttttcttttttaatcttttcaaacaGTATAATGCCGGTGGGTggtagcatttgggaggcagaggcagatggatctctgtgagttcgaggccagcctggtctacagagctgttacatggagaaaccctctcttgaagaaaaagggtggggggggggagaaagaaaagaaagaaagaaagaaagagtgtagCTCTGGccgcctccaactcatagagatctgcttgcttccacctcccaagtgcaggagttaaaggtgtgggtcactaCGCCCTATTAAATTAATGTATtatgtgtgtgattattttgtttgcatgtatatcttGCATGCACCATGTATGCctggagggtgttggatccctgaactggagttccagacaatAGTGAGCCACCGTGGATGGTGAGAACCAAATTTAGGTTCTTTAGAAGggctccaccaccaccattattattattattattattattaattttgagacagggtctctggctgAACCTGGAAGGTTTGCTGGCCAGTGCTGAGCGGCATGGACAAATGACTTACACTGCAGAGGAAGCCTTCGAGCTGGGGACAAATGGAACCAGCTGTGGCTACGGTCTATGAAGCACTTCCGTGAATGCCATGCTAAAGACCTCTTGTGCTGGTTGTGTAGGAACAGGGGAGGAAGGGGCTGGTGGGGGCATCAGGATATCTATCTATAAGAGTCTATCCTGGTGAACAACAGGAGCGCAGGCCTGTCTAGAAGCAGGAGTAGACAGCATCTCAGAACTCTCTCCAAGAATCCAGCATACCCTAGCGTTAGCGAAGTGCTTTCCACACAAAACCTTGTCTGTCTGGCCTTTCAGCTGTGTGGTGCACCGTGGGCAGGGTGTGTTCTCACTTTGTGGATGGGGAGACAGAACCTGGCTTGGCTGCGGTTTCCAGGAGAATACAGACTCCACTGCCACCCTCAGGCTGCCTCTCGTagacatgcccccccccccccccccccccccccccagctgcgtGGAAAGAGGCTTTGTGGCAGCACCTGGGCCATCGAAGGCATTGGCCAGCCCATCGTTGTGATCTCCTTGGAAGAAGGTGAGGCGGATGTCAGCAGGGCCTGTGGCTGGGGCCTCCCAGAACTCCAGCGCTGACACGTTGCTCCACAACTGGAAGGCAGCTCGCACAGCCCCTCGGACAGCTGGCTGAGGCAGGTGCTCAGGCCAGTTCACCAGGCGGTAGGAAAGGTGCTGCCTGTACCATTTGTTCCCTGTCACCCAGAAAGGCCATGTGAGTCATACCTGATGCTGAGGCTGGTCCCCACAGGTCCAGTAGGATGGGTTGGCCCTGCCCCAGGGACACCCTTTATCTGATGGGGAACACTCAGCCCTTGCTTTGAGCAGCCCTCCCATTTGATAGGAGGGATGATATGTCCCCATTGAAGGGAGCTGTCACCCTGGGCAACCTATCCCTCCCCTGGAGAGTCTCCAATTTAGTGGCCTGGGAGGCACCATCTGAGGTAAGAGATGTAGCTTCTGCCCAGAAAAGACCCCCTTCAAGGATCAGTCTGAACCCCTGGTCTGTGGTCTTACTCTTTCCCACAGTCTAGGCTGAGCCTGAGAAAGCTACATGCCTCCTGCTGACAATCACCCTGAGGCCCATCCTCAGTGTCCTGGGAGGGACAGGCAGTGGAGGCCACTAAGGTCACAGCTGTGCCTGCCCCAGGCACTGGCCCCATCCTCACAGTCTCCTGCCACCTCCCAGAGACTCTCTGTACTTACCAGAACCTAGGGCCTGCAGctggccaaaaacaaaaaaaaaaaactcatatagTTGTGGTCTTTTCCTGCTCTCTTGACCTTGTCCCCCGTTTCCTTGGGGACTCGAGAGAGTTCCGAGTTGAAGACACATAAGAACAAAGGGTGTGTTTTGTCACAGGCCCAAAactttttttccatctcttccttcttaAATTGCTTTCCCTTTGCCCCAAACCTCAGttcctccctgagcgctgggactcTGGCCTCTGCTATAGCCTCAGGTCACTCATAACACTGGACAAACACTGAAGTTTGCTGGACAAGCCAGGGGCCTCTGAGTAGCCAGAAAGTCTGGCTTCCGGGTTTGTCAGGGATGGCCCCTGAGCCCTGTAACCCAGAGACTGAAACCTCCAATGAAATCCCTCGTAGCTTGCAGGCAAGAGTCCCCAGGCCCAGACTTTGATGACCATgactggggggtgagggggagtgagggaggaggtgcCTGCCCACAGCTGCAGAGTGAGAGAGGAGTTAGGCTGGGGCCTGACCCCTGGCCCAGTGCTCCTATAGTACCGCATTTATTTCTGTCAGCAGAGACACCAAGCCTACAAATCTGCTTAAATATCACTTGGTCCCGTCAAAGCTTAGCAAGGGCTGAGATTCCCCAGATGGAAGGGAGGTTCACTTTCCACCCatagaagtgggggtggggtgtgcccCCACTCCATTCAAGGCAATGCATCTCTTTGGGCTTGTTTGGCCTGGCAGCCACCCAACCACTGCCTCTCAGCCAGTGACCAGCCCttagggagagaagagagaattattttgagggagggaaggagggagggagggagacaggcaaGGTCTTACAAGGCTGGGGGTCCAGAGGTCCGCCCAGGCCAGTTCATTCTTTACCAAGAACACTCTGCTGCTTGCAGTGAGTTTACACAGGGCACAGGCCAGTGTGCACTGGGCTCTCCTACATCCTGTTGTGACTGACTCTCAGTCTCTTCCCAGCCACCATCACCCTCTAGTTGCTAGTTAACCCTCTAGCAAATGGTATAAGGTGGCTCCATCTGCAGTTATGGCCTGTCACCCCACCTCCACTACTCAGGACAGAAAAGAGGGATGGCGGTAGTCATTTTAGTAGCCTGTGAAGGTGATAggtctgggggggtggggaagttCTGTGAAGTGGAGTGGGGGGAGGGTAGGGAGAATGAATAAGGAAcaggaattgggggagggggtgctttcCTTGGGAGGCACCAGGAAGGAACTGCCTGGGGGTGGGTAGGAGCGCTAGCCTGATCCCCTGTCCTCCTCTACCTTGCCCATGCCCCCAAGAAAGCTGGCTGTTCCAGGCCCTATCCTTAAGTCCTACCTGGGCAAGTTTGCGTTTCTTGATAATCCCTAACCCTCAGCATGTGTTACTCCCTGCTCTGCCCTCTCTACAGGGtcccagagagaagagaaaagggaaggagctAAGGAGGGCTGGGGACAGCAAAGCCAGATCGTTGGAGCTGGAAGGAGAAGTGGGGTCCTGATCCCCAACAGGTAACACGGGTATAGGTTGAAGTTGTAGTCCTGTATGTGTAAGCTCACAGGAACCGGTGGGACCtccccaagcctcagtttccctctccaTACAGTGAGGTTGGTAAGGCTTACCTATTGGAACAGCATCGTGAAACCGCCTGGAATGTGATGGGGGGCTTAGAAAATGCCCATTTGCTTTGATTTCTATCTCCAACTCAGATGCCCCACTCcgctccctaacctactaacgcTATGAAGGAACGGTGaggtggtggcggggggggggggggggggtggggggtgtgcaGTTAGAAATGAGCCCTGCAGGCACAGAGAGGGTAAGTACTTGGCCTGAGGTTGGCAATGCAGTACGTATAAATCCAGGATGCCCAGTAcaatttgaatataaaaatataaatacattactTACTCTTCATCGAAAGTTCAAGTTTAACTAGGCATCATGCATGTCTCTGGCAGTTAACGTACTCCAGACTGCTAGCTACGAATGCATTCAGTTAGATCCTACCTTGGGGGCAGGAGAAGATGAGATGCAACCAGAAAGAAGCAGCCCCACAGCTCAGGCGCCAGTGTTTCTGGGCTTGCCTACTTCTCACAGCATTCCCACAGGCCATCTTGCACCTGGTACTCCGGGATGGCTGTCTTTTGCACTAAGAAGGTCTGACTGTTGTGTGAGGGGTGTGAGGGAGCATGAGGGGCCAGAACGCAGTGCCATAACTTGGTCATGACAGCTGATAACTGAACCCAGTGCTTCGGGACTCCAGTGTCCTCTCTGCTCTGGCCTGTCATGAGCTTGtgcctcccttttccttcttcataCTTCTATCCGATTGCTCAGGGACACAATAGGATGCACAGCATGCTGACACCAAGGACATGGTGACCCCAGCACCAGGACCCCAGAGTTGCCTGGGTGAACAGAGTCATTCAGAAGAGGGTTGCGGGGTGGGTGGACGTGTAGATGCAGCAGCAGTGGACGAGCACACGCGTGAAATGGCCACCCTGCAGCTGCCCACCATCTCCTTGTACGTTAGCGCAGACAAAACAAATTCTGTGTACAGTGAGCTCGGTCGGTGAAAACAGCACAGTTAAAAGCAACCACGGTCCAAAATGTACACGGTAATATTAACTATACTTGAAaacttgacagaaaaaaaaaacccccaaaaaaaaaccaaaaccaaaaacaaaaaaaaaaaaacctcatcttGTGAACAACCTTGAAAGCTGCAAAAATTTGACCAAAGAAAAACTGACTTAGTCGAAGCAATCGTGATACTAAAATTCCACACAGTAAAACTTATTATTTGTGGAAAATTGACAGAAGAATCAAATCTTCAGAAACCTTAGATGGCTGGTGTTTGACCCTGGAATATTTGATTGGGGGAGCAGggtaggaagaagaggagaaggaaaaaagaggaggagaggatgaggagggagaagggggaggcaAGGAAGAGGGACAGGAGAGGACTTCGATGTAGGTTACTAGCATCACTCACGactctgggttcaaatcccagcattggaAAGAAAGGATCCGGAAGGGAGAGCAGCggagggaaggagaagacaaGGCAATTTcccaacaggaggaactgtacaGAGAGCACAGTGCGCTGTGATGAAATGCTCAAGACAGGCGGAGCCCCTGAGACAGACAGCAGGTTAGGGGCTGCCAGGGCTGGCAGCAGGGCACAATGGGGAGTTAACTGCTAATGGGCATGGGGCTTTTAAAGAGGATAataagaacattccagaaggagGGATTAGCTTGTGGTAATGGCTGGACAATTCTACAAGTGTACTAAACGCCACTGAATTGGATACTTTAAATGGGTAAAGTGCATGGTGTGTGAATTccatataaataaaacttaaaaaaaaaaaaccaaacaaaccaaaaaccactataaacaaaacaaaactcatcaaCCGATCATGTCTTGGTTGAATAAGTGTTATGAAAAAGGATAGATTCTTATCGGAATAGCTTCaataaaacataagcaaaaacTACTGACAGTTTAACTGCCCTGGGTAGAAAATTGATCAGAGAATTAAGTGGGCTTGGATGAAGTTTAACCTGGAGAGtataagcaaaatgaaaactcATCAACGCAGATATAATTTAGAGTTAAATATTTGTATTCATGTTTATGATCCCTAAGTCAGAAGAGCCTCCCTTCTCTGGCCTGGGAAGAGAGGCTTCTCCCCGAGTCCAGGCCCAGCTCAACCGCTCTTTCAGCCATGGGATCTTCTGAACACCAGGGAATCCCAGCCTAGTTGGATTTCAGTGCACTCACCTGGCTTTGCAAAGCGTTTCCTGCGCCTCATTTTGGCCCCATGTCTAGCACTGATCCTCTCTGTCCAAGCTGCATAACCGTCAGTATCTGCAACCCCACAGCGAGGACGCGTCATCTGGCGCAGTGTGGCCTGGTCCAGCACGCCACTGATGGGCAGCTGGGACACCCACTGGAACTCTCTGCCAGAAGGAATTGAGAGAGAGGATTACAGAGGGAAGGCCTGGGGCAAGGGCTTGTATTTTGCAGCCCTCCATGTCCCTCCATCATACCTGATGGCAGTACTGAACTGAGTGGAGGTTGCAGCTTCAGAGCCCTGCTCACTGAGGTATCCGTACTTCTCCAGGAatgcctggggggcgggggggaggagagaggaccaTCCACTCTTCTCATCAAGCAGTATGCTTGTCCCCTCCCTTGTCCCCTCCCTTGTACAAGAGTCTGAGGCACATCCATCTAGATGAGTTTCCTGTCCCAAGAAGGTTTGTAAACCATAGCAGAAAAAGTCCTGGGATTGAAGTTGGAAGGCCAACTGGCTGGAGGGTCGCAGGCAAACTCCTCAGGATACCTGAACATCCGCTTTCGCTTTCGTAAGATCTTCTGGCATTGTCAGGAAGCAAACAGGGGGTGCCGGGCAGGGATGGGCTCTGCAGGTGGCctgagctggctttgaattcaagcTCTCAACTGGCTTCTGTAAACTACATGCTTCTCAGCTACAGAGCAGTTGTTATTAAGAATTTACTCTTAGCCAGGCCGaggtggcacacttctttaatcccagccttccgggaggcagaggcaggtggatctctgtgaattcgggGCCACAACGCCCAGCAAgaaaaagttcttttcttttcttttttaaaaatgtatttgcacccctacccagatctagccaacggtcagaacagtctccacacttgagtggagagtgggatatgactttctcacgtactctggtgcctcacatttgaccatgtcccctggagggggagacctggtgtcactcagaggaaggacagcaggttacccagaagagacttgataccctatgagcatatacagggggaggtaatccccctcaggaacagtcataggggaggggaataaggggaaaaggggagggagggaagaatgggaggacacaagggatgggataaccatttagatgtaacaagaataaattaataataaaaaatttaaataaaaaaattaaaaattaaaaaaaatgtatttgcacCCGGGcctgctggcacacgcctttaatcccagcacttgggaggcagaggcaggcagagcaccaccatgcccagccttctaTTTACCTGATATAAAAATAAGCTTTCTAAAGAAGTATATTTTGAATTAGAAATCTGCAGCTTCTCCTTTGAGAGCCTCTGGAGAAATGAGTTCAACCGGATAATGTGTCATGGTCCCCAGCCTTTTACTGCCCGCATGCCCTCACATACATGGAGGATGGTCTCCCAGTGACCAAATTCTTGGGACCAGTTGAGAGAAGAGGGTGTCTCTTTACCTCACTTATTGCCAGCTCTAACCTTTGGGGGGGCAGTTTGTGTATTCAGTTTCCTGCTTGCCCAGAGCATTGATAAAGCCCCATAAACCACACTTTGGATACGGGGGCACAGGgagtcccttcccttctccctctctcattttcttcatttatcccaggcttgccttgaactc includes these proteins:
- the Mmp28 gene encoding matrix metalloproteinase-28, whose translation is MVASVSLLLRALPLLLWSCRDAHPARRGHPELRQEAEAFLEKYGYLSEQGSEAATSTQFSTAIREFQWVSQLPISGVLDQATLRQMTRPRCGVADTDGYAAWTERISARHGAKMRRRKRFAKPGNKWYRQHLSYRLVNWPEHLPQPAVRGAVRAAFQLWSNVSALEFWEAPATGPADIRLTFFQGDHNDGLANAFDGPGGALAHAFLPRRGEAHFDQDERWSLSRRRGRNLFVVLAHEIGHTLGLPHSPAPRALMAPYYKKLGRDALLSWDDVLAVQSLYGKPLGRSVATQLPGKVFTDFESWDPHNSQSRGLETGVPKYCHSSFDAITVDGQWQLYVFKGSHFWEVAADGNVSEPSPLQKRWPGLPPNIEAAAVSLEDGDFYFFKGSRCWRFQGSKSVWRFAQLCRAGGLPRHPDAALFFLPLRRLVLFKGSRYYVLAPGGVQMEPYYPRSLQDWAGVPEEVSGALPRPDGSIIFFRDDHYWHLDQAKLRVTSSGRWATELPWMGCWNANSGGSLF